The window CAATACCTCCTTGAATGCGGAAATCCGTTATTTTGGAGATCCAACCCGAGAACATTCCGTAATTGTATGTATGAATTTCGGCCACCGATATAGGGTTTCATGGAATGGTCAAGAATTAAAGGTGACCAGCCTTTCAGACGGTACTATAGAAATAAGGATACCTGGTGAACCAGAAGGTCGGTTGCGTATAGAGGCTATTCGTTCGTAGACGTTTTACAAAATAAAAGCCCACGCACCTCCTTCGGGGAGGGAGCGTGGGCTTTTATGAGGTCAGGGCTTATGGTCATAAACACCATAAATAGCAACAATAGGGGGAGATTCGATAATAGTTTTAGGGAATAAACTTTGGAAGTAATAGTATTTCATTAAAACATCTCCACCTTTTAATAAGTCGGCATAAATCGTTATTGAAAGGATATGTCAAGCATTGTCCTTCGCTATCGCTCCGTTCGCGCGGGCGAACCCATGACTTCATCGCTGCCAGCGATGCGCTCTCCACCATTGGGTATTTCACTACCATAGTTATGAACTTACCCAAACGGATGGGACAGTTCATCTGCATATAAGATTACTACGGCAATAGCAATCAAGATATTCAGGAAGGCAGGCATCACTTTCCCAAACGGATGTTTGACTCTAAAATGCGAGAGGATCGCAATTAACATCATAATGCCTATCAATATTCCAGTCCATGCGGCAATCCCTGGATACCAGTAGCCGATAATGAGGCCTATGCATCCAACAATTTGAATATAGCCTGTAATGAGGCGGAACCACTGAGGAAGTTTAATCGAATCGAACAGCTCGACCTGATGCTTGGCTCCTGCAATCTTGCTTCCGCCAAAGAAGGCCATGGAGAAAAGCAGCCAACTATGAAGAACGATGGTTAGTATAATCATTTGAAACCTCTTCCTTTTTAAATTTTTTGTATTCGACACCGATAAGTGTCCTAATTCATAACTTTATAATATAACACCATAAGGTGTCCTGTAAAGCAATTATTCTGATGTAGTTGAAACGGCCCATGCTCATGCAAGTTATACAAGTTCGGTAAAGGCACCGGCGTACCACGCATCGGGCTTTACGTCGCCCAATTAACGCGGTGATCGTGTTAATTTGATTTGGTATAAAAGAAGACTGTCGAGACTTTCTCGACAGGTTTGAACACGGCAAAATTGGCGTATCTATTATT is drawn from Paenibacillus sp. V4I7 and contains these coding sequences:
- a CDS encoding DoxX family protein; protein product: MIILTIVLHSWLLFSMAFFGGSKIAGAKHQVELFDSIKLPQWFRLITGYIQIVGCIGLIIGYWYPGIAAWTGILIGIMMLIAILSHFRVKHPFGKVMPAFLNILIAIAVVILYADELSHPFG